The sequence GCATTCTTTAATGCATGTGAGTAAAGAATATCTTTTTCATTTATGCCCACAGATCTTTTTGCAGATATGAAATCTTCCTGCAATATTCCTATCAAGAAATTTCTGACAAGATAGGCCCATGAACCAAATCCAATAATCACAAGAGTAATCATAGGAAGAATCATGTGGTACAATAGAGACCCCAAATAACCAGGATCAGTTACTGGTACATCAGGAGTTGCTCTTGCGGGAAATACTGGATAGAGAAATGCAAATACAAATATCATTAAGACACCTACCCACCACACTGGGAAGCTACTAGAAATTATAGCAAAACCAGAGGTAATTTTATCAAGCATCGAGTTTACTTTACTTGCAACAATCATTCCCAAAAATATACCAAGTACAGAAACAATTACGGTTGCGGTCGTGAAAAGCAGTATTGTCCTAGGTAATTTTTCCAATATTATGTCTTTTACATCAGATGAACCGCTATCACTTGTGAGAAATTTAGCATGACCAAAATCCAGAGTAAGTATTTTGTACATAGATAATCCTATTCTTTGTGGGGAATACCACGGTTGATCAAGTCCAAGTGCAGTAATTCTTTGTTTTATTTGATCTGAAACATACGTATCAAGCTGTTCACTAGTTTTGAAGCTTGACAGTAGATTCTTGTTCGCAGTCACTTGTTGACGTATCTCTAGTGCAACACTTTGTTTTGATATAGAATCCATGTTGGAACCTACAAGTGATACAGTAACCAGAAGTGTAGCCATTAGAACTCCAAACATGGTAATTGCACGTTTAACAAGAAATCGCTTAAACCCCATTTTTCAATCTCCTTGCTAAATAGATAGCTAAAATGGCCGTGATTACAACTATAAAAATAACATATAGAGAGCTGAGACCAGTTTCAACATTAACAGTACTTTGTACTATTGTTTCATTCAAAGGTGGAGCAGTACCATTTATGGCAAGAAAACTTGTATGATACATGTCAGGCTTGTATGCTTTGTCTGACACTACAAACAGCTGAAACCCATTAGCATTAGGATCAAGATGTAGTGAATCCTTTGGTGGTAGAACTATTTCCATAGAACCAGTTTCCGAGGTTTGGTTACCATGTGAAATTATTTTTCCTTGAGAGTTTGTAAAATAATAATACACAGTAGAATTTGGTGTTACAGATATAGGAATCGCAAGTTTTGAACCAAGAGATACAATAGAAGGCACTTCAATACTTTCTATTTTTGGTACAGATACATTCTCAAATTTTCTCCAATGATCAGCAGAAAAAGGATATGTAGAATCTG comes from Candidatus Nitrosotalea sinensis and encodes:
- a CDS encoding ABC transporter permease, whose protein sequence is MGFKRFLVKRAITMFGVLMATLLVTVSLVGSNMDSISKQSVALEIRQQVTANKNLLSSFKTSEQLDTYVSDQIKQRITALGLDQPWYSPQRIGLSMYKILTLDFGHAKFLTSDSGSSDVKDIILEKLPRTILLFTTATVIVSVLGIFLGMIVASKVNSMLDKITSGFAIISSSFPVWWVGVLMIFVFAFLYPVFPARATPDVPVTDPGYLGSLLYHMILPMITLVIIGFGSWAYLVRNFLIGILQEDFISAKRSVGINEKDILYSHALKNAAPPIVTILALSLSGSLGGAIITEAVFDWPGMGRLYFEAISVLDLPVIIGETYVLTVLFLASVFISDILYGYFDPRVRHK